Proteins encoded together in one Candidatus Polarisedimenticolia bacterium window:
- a CDS encoding nuclear transport factor 2 family protein, translated as MNERRFAAVPPFVLQPVSVEEGGIMRRPFAYFAIVVILFVLASSCEQPPTDTINPANATANTEAAAGNPALNEAAVDSYLAGYAAAMSTRDFSALNRAWADEFTFVSHDGEIFTKAQLLELFKSGTEKFESLVFEDAKTRIYGDTAVVTANSTQKATLEGKDHSGTARVSIVLVMVRQGWRMVLAQLAELKPSTKPARATISMGGNTNTGARPQWMLTPIRSGPMVRPNMVDQRANYPLQPSAASGSEVDVRRSCARRA; from the coding sequence TTGAACGAGCGGCGCTTTGCGGCTGTGCCACCGTTTGTCTTGCAGCCGGTATCTGTAGAGGAGGGTGGTATTATGCGAAGACCTTTTGCATACTTCGCTATTGTGGTGATTCTGTTTGTATTGGCTAGCTCCTGCGAGCAACCTCCTACAGACACGATCAACCCTGCAAATGCAACCGCTAATACCGAGGCGGCTGCTGGCAATCCGGCACTGAACGAGGCGGCAGTCGACTCATACCTTGCCGGGTACGCGGCAGCAATGTCGACGCGTGACTTCAGCGCTCTTAATAGGGCGTGGGCTGACGAGTTTACGTTTGTCAGCCACGACGGCGAGATTTTCACTAAGGCGCAGCTCCTTGAATTGTTCAAGTCGGGCACCGAGAAGTTCGAATCACTCGTCTTTGAAGACGCAAAAACTCGAATTTACGGTGATACGGCCGTTGTCACCGCAAACAGCACTCAGAAGGCGACTCTAGAGGGGAAGGATCACAGCGGCACCGCCAGGGTCTCAATTGTGTTGGTGATGGTGCGACAGGGATGGCGAATGGTTCTGGCGCAGCTGGCTGAGCTAAAGCCATCGACGAAGCCAGCTAGAGCGACTATCAGCATGGGCGGCAATACGAATACCGGGGCAAGGCCCCAGTGGATGTTGACGCCGATTCGTTCAGGGCCCATGGTGCGACCGAACATGGTAGACCAGCGGGCCAACTACCCGCTGCAGCCGTCGGCGGCCAGCGGGTCTGAGGTTGACGTCAGGAGGTCCTGCGCCCGCCGCGCCTGA
- a CDS encoding DoxX family protein, protein MKLMNMERARQITVFLLRVVAGLLFLQAGGMKIFDWFGGVPAQYGGHPPMMSQTWIGGVLEFYGGTAILLGLFTQPVAFVLSGEMAVAYFQFHQPGGAWPIQNHGEPAVLLCFIFMFFASHGAGSWSVDGFVRRRRQMHGGMGRLTSA, encoded by the coding sequence ATGAAACTCATGAACATGGAGCGGGCAAGGCAAATCACAGTTTTCCTATTACGCGTCGTTGCCGGCCTGCTGTTTCTCCAAGCTGGAGGCATGAAGATCTTTGATTGGTTCGGCGGAGTCCCCGCCCAGTACGGGGGACACCCGCCGATGATGTCACAGACGTGGATCGGAGGTGTGCTGGAGTTTTACGGCGGCACTGCGATCCTGCTCGGGCTCTTCACCCAACCGGTCGCCTTTGTCTTGTCGGGGGAGATGGCAGTGGCCTATTTTCAGTTTCATCAGCCCGGCGGCGCCTGGCCCATCCAAAACCACGGGGAGCCCGCCGTGCTGCTTTGCTTCATATTCATGTTTTTCGCCTCGCACGGCGCCGGGAGTTGGAGCGTCGACGGTTTCGTCCGGCGAAGGAGGCAAATGCACGGAGGTATGGGTCGCCTAACAAGCGCGTGA
- a CDS encoding addiction module protein yields MSPAQLEEILSLSIEERIQLVEAAWDSIAQHPESLPVTEAQRKELDRRLAEHQKDPRAARPWSAVRDSLARKK; encoded by the coding sequence ATGAGTCCAGCCCAGCTTGAAGAAATTCTGAGCCTCAGTATCGAGGAGCGTATCCAACTTGTTGAGGCCGCGTGGGATAGCATCGCTCAGCACCCTGAGTCGCTTCCCGTAACCGAGGCCCAACGCAAGGAATTGGACCGTCGCCTCGCCGAGCACCAGAAAGACCCTCGAGCGGCCCGGCCCTGGTCGGCGGTTCGCGACTCCTTGGCGCGCAAGAAGTGA
- a CDS encoding YdeI/OmpD-associated family protein — MKTLLVRTLDQWREWLTGHHASVSEVWLIFYKRHTGVASIAYKDARDEALCFGWVDSLVKRLDDRRYAQKFTPRRANSRWSAVNRQRYAELKASGRLKPPGIERAPTDRGYGPRPPRLPMPSRLPACIQAELRNHPKALRHFEALAPSQRRRYFAWIESAKREDTKLRRLKEAIRLLAAGKALGLK, encoded by the coding sequence ATGAAGACATTGCTTGTGAGGACGCTCGATCAGTGGCGCGAATGGCTCACCGGGCATCATGCCTCGGTGTCGGAGGTCTGGCTGATCTTCTACAAGCGACACACCGGCGTTGCGTCGATCGCGTACAAGGACGCGCGGGACGAGGCGCTGTGCTTTGGCTGGGTGGACAGTCTCGTCAAGCGCCTGGACGACCGGCGGTACGCGCAGAAGTTCACGCCGCGCAGAGCGAACAGCCGATGGTCCGCCGTGAATCGGCAACGCTACGCCGAGCTGAAGGCCAGCGGGCGATTGAAACCGCCAGGGATCGAACGGGCCCCCACCGATCGCGGCTATGGTCCTCGACCACCGCGGCTTCCGATGCCTTCAAGGCTTCCGGCCTGCATCCAGGCAGAGTTGAGGAATCACCCGAAAGCCTTGCGCCACTTCGAAGCGTTGGCGCCCTCGCAACGCCGGCGGTATTTCGCCTGGATTGAGTCCGCCAAGCGCGAGGACACGAAACTCAGACGTCTCAAGGAGGCGATTCGCCTCCTGGCTGCCGGCAAAGCGCTGGGACTGAAATAA
- a CDS encoding nuclear transport factor 2 family protein, with protein MAWTVFALMISVACPAAPPPQVGEASATEVEAALKGFAAAWEREDVEAAAGTFTRDAIVFDPVPPGKFENAEGIRAWISGSFDTLEGISISLSQLRVQTAGQVAWCTAHFLFTAQQGGMPLRAEGYVSTVWVRQADGSPKLSVFHASHLPAPTGS; from the coding sequence GTGGCCTGGACGGTGTTCGCCCTGATGATATCGGTGGCCTGCCCAGCGGCCCCGCCGCCCCAGGTCGGCGAGGCATCGGCGACAGAGGTGGAAGCCGCTTTGAAGGGGTTTGCAGCCGCCTGGGAGCGCGAGGATGTGGAAGCTGCCGCGGGCACGTTCACACGGGACGCCATCGTGTTTGATCCGGTGCCGCCTGGGAAATTCGAGAATGCCGAGGGAATTCGCGCCTGGATCTCCGGGTCCTTCGACACTCTGGAGGGAATCTCCATCAGCCTCTCGCAGCTCCGGGTCCAGACAGCCGGGCAGGTGGCGTGGTGCACAGCCCACTTCCTCTTTACAGCTCAACAGGGGGGGATGCCGCTGCGCGCGGAGGGGTACGTGTCCACAGTCTGGGTGCGCCAGGCGGACGGCTCACCCAAGCTGTCCGTGTTCCACGCCTCTCATCTCCCCGCGCCGACGGGCAGTTAA
- a CDS encoding alpha/beta fold hydrolase has product MTHDGRETVVLLHGLGRSPQSMERLGRRLEARGYRVVSVAYASRHESVEAIARHLDIELARRCPERAVRVHFVTHSLGSIVVRYYIKHHRPANLGRVVMLGPPNGGSELVDLMRRIPIVRHHMGPSRGQLGTDSSSLPARLGPVDFELGVIAGTRTWNPLFSWLLPGADDGMVTVERTKVEGMSDFLAVPRTHTFMMKGPDVIAQTIAFLRHGEFDHDCPDRTGA; this is encoded by the coding sequence CTGACGCACGATGGACGCGAGACGGTCGTTCTTCTACACGGTCTCGGTCGGTCTCCTCAATCGATGGAGCGGCTCGGACGGCGGCTCGAGGCCCGGGGCTATCGCGTGGTGAGCGTCGCCTATGCGTCGCGGCATGAGTCGGTCGAGGCGATTGCCAGACACCTCGATATCGAGCTGGCGCGGCGCTGTCCTGAGCGTGCTGTGCGCGTTCATTTTGTCACGCACTCGCTCGGCAGCATCGTGGTGCGCTACTACATCAAACACCACCGACCGGCGAATCTTGGCCGTGTGGTCATGCTCGGCCCACCCAACGGTGGCAGCGAGCTGGTCGATCTGATGAGACGGATCCCGATTGTCCGTCATCACATGGGTCCATCGCGCGGCCAGTTGGGCACGGACTCATCGAGCTTGCCCGCTCGACTCGGGCCTGTCGACTTCGAGCTGGGGGTCATCGCGGGCACCCGCACATGGAACCCGTTGTTCTCATGGCTGCTTCCGGGCGCCGACGATGGCATGGTGACGGTCGAGCGGACCAAGGTCGAGGGCATGAGCGATTTCCTGGCCGTTCCACGGACGCACACCTTCATGATGAAAGGCCCGGACGTGATCGCACAGACCATCGCCTTTCTTCGTCACGGTGAATTCGATCATGATTGTCCGGATCGGACCGGGGCATGA
- a CDS encoding dienelactone hydrolase family protein, which translates to MGRYDPFVRGRFPVGVRTIQARDAARDCRFPCEVWYPAAERHAGQDLAPETQDCFTVPSIGTPRRQMAVRDAAARPDTYPLVIFSHGTARWQRRMATFLCTHLTSHGYVVAAMDHSEVVAAGLARADDESSERRAARAQAWIANRVPDIRFLLDHFLGAAPWDPDSRIDAARIGIAGYSFGGWTALAATGADGRIGAVVALAPGGSSRPKPGILPVQLDFTWGRDVPTLYLAAENDAMIPLAGLYELLERTRATKQMVILRRADHAHFLDHVEEEHEAVRAMPFTGELAWIPKEMRPAAELCPGEQAHLFVRGLTLCHMDAALRGHDEARRLLAGDVEAELAARGVEVIVAARPRA; encoded by the coding sequence ATGGGCAGGTACGATCCATTCGTCCGTGGTCGCTTCCCTGTCGGCGTGCGCACGATCCAGGCGCGTGACGCGGCGCGTGACTGCCGGTTCCCTTGCGAGGTCTGGTATCCGGCGGCCGAGCGGCATGCGGGCCAGGACCTGGCTCCCGAGACCCAGGACTGCTTCACCGTGCCGTCGATCGGCACGCCTCGGCGTCAGATGGCCGTGCGGGATGCCGCCGCCAGGCCGGATACGTATCCGCTTGTCATCTTCTCGCACGGCACCGCGCGGTGGCAGCGACGGATGGCCACCTTTCTCTGCACGCATCTGACCAGCCACGGGTACGTGGTCGCGGCCATGGATCACTCCGAAGTGGTCGCGGCCGGGCTGGCGCGCGCGGATGATGAATCCAGCGAGCGAAGGGCCGCGCGGGCGCAGGCCTGGATCGCAAACCGTGTCCCGGACATCCGCTTTCTTCTCGATCACTTTCTCGGCGCCGCGCCGTGGGACCCGGACTCCCGCATCGATGCCGCACGCATCGGAATCGCGGGATACAGCTTCGGTGGCTGGACCGCGCTCGCCGCAACCGGCGCGGATGGGCGAATCGGGGCCGTGGTGGCCCTCGCCCCGGGCGGAAGCTCCCGGCCGAAGCCGGGGATTCTCCCCGTCCAGCTCGATTTCACCTGGGGGCGTGACGTTCCGACCCTCTACCTGGCGGCGGAGAACGATGCGATGATCCCCCTCGCCGGCCTGTACGAGCTGCTCGAGCGGACTCGGGCGACCAAACAGATGGTCATTCTGCGCCGGGCCGACCACGCTCATTTCCTGGACCACGTCGAAGAGGAGCACGAGGCCGTGCGGGCGATGCCGTTCACCGGGGAGCTGGCCTGGATTCCGAAGGAGATGCGGCCGGCGGCGGAGCTCTGTCCGGGGGAGCAGGCTCACCTGTTCGTGCGCGGCCTGACGCTGTGCCACATGGATGCCGCACTGAGGGGACATGACGAAGCGCGACGGCTTCTGGCCGGTGATGTGGAGGCCGAGCTCGCAGCGCGGGGCGTCGAAGTCATCGTGGCCGCGAGGCCGCGCGCATGA
- a CDS encoding methyltransferase domain-containing protein, with protein MTCCRCQATDEQFDARFAQHDLKRFQSRGPDASTRQLLAAIGEIPLPPEPVLLDVGGGVGAIHHVLLERGFARAVHVDASAAYLAVAEAEAGRRGHAGRVDFLHADFPEVAQSLPLADLVTLDRVVCCDPDFTRLLGAAADRARRLVAFSYPRPRFIVRLVMAAFNFTNRLRGRTFRAYVHPPAAMTAALERAGTHRRREGGTWFWAVEVFERTL; from the coding sequence ATGACCTGCTGCCGCTGCCAGGCCACCGATGAACAGTTCGACGCCCGCTTCGCGCAGCACGATTTGAAGCGCTTCCAGAGCCGCGGCCCCGACGCCAGCACCCGGCAGCTGCTCGCGGCCATCGGGGAGATCCCCCTCCCCCCGGAACCGGTCCTGCTGGATGTCGGCGGCGGCGTCGGCGCGATTCATCACGTCCTCCTGGAGCGCGGTTTCGCCCGCGCGGTGCACGTGGATGCCTCGGCGGCCTACCTGGCGGTCGCGGAAGCGGAGGCCGGGCGGCGCGGCCATGCCGGGCGGGTCGACTTCCTGCATGCCGACTTTCCGGAAGTGGCGCAGAGCCTCCCCCTGGCCGACCTCGTGACTCTCGACCGGGTGGTCTGCTGCGATCCTGACTTCACCCGGCTCCTGGGCGCCGCCGCGGACCGCGCGAGGCGGCTCGTGGCGTTCAGCTATCCCCGCCCGCGGTTCATCGTCCGCCTCGTCATGGCGGCGTTCAATTTCACGAACCGGCTTCGGGGCCGGACGTTCCGGGCGTACGTGCACCCGCCGGCGGCGATGACCGCGGCGCTGGAGCGGGCGGGAACGCATCGGCGACGGGAAGGCGGGACCTGGTTCTGGGCCGTGGAGGTCTTCGAGCGCACGCTCTGA
- a CDS encoding TonB-dependent receptor produces the protein MKRSAAWLLALGLPLAGAAAANDPPAPDRPVERVEVRGNAEGQAALDSTAFATVIRAEDFAGRVTSVQELLRDAVGVQVRGLGGEFATVSIRGSSAEQVIVYLDGVPLNRALGGGVNLADLPLGQVESIEVYRGFTPAGVPAASIGGAIMIHTRRTGGDPAGGASVSVGSFRSGEAIASVAGTRGRGDYTFGFDGAGSRGDFEYLNNNSTPHEPGDDRNLLRDNNDFRRGHLSGRFSLKAGPRARFQVATDLFAREQGVPGLDSGLSPWARFTTSRFLIRPELEVPGLAGGRLLARVAADFTRYREEFDDPRGLIGLSGRNVDDVALTDSIGAEAALVVAASSRQAISFLASRRAETADLEDLASSGPSGRGTAHRRTTTTTLEDQISFGSDRLVINPSLRHERYESTFRPGPTGGLVFDLPAGRRTTGKLGFRLRAGGALTLKGNFGRFQRLPDFVELFGNRGSVLGNPALRPESGRSLDLGLAIDVRRPAGPLLRHARIEATGFETTAEDLIQFVPNSQNTVVALNINRARIRGVELSLALALGSRFTGSLNATHQSPVDTRRRPGDGNILPGRAQDEVGAGAVLDLGLGRIFYEFTYVGRNFVDPSNTPSRALPARYLHDLGYRARLRRGLQGTIEIKNIADEPTRDVARFPLPGRSIHGRLSWEF, from the coding sequence GTGAAGCGATCCGCCGCCTGGCTGCTCGCGCTCGGGCTGCCCCTCGCCGGGGCCGCGGCGGCGAACGATCCTCCCGCGCCCGATCGCCCCGTCGAGAGGGTCGAGGTCCGCGGCAACGCCGAAGGCCAGGCGGCCCTCGACTCGACGGCGTTCGCCACGGTCATCCGGGCGGAGGACTTCGCCGGCCGCGTCACGTCCGTCCAGGAGCTCCTGCGCGACGCGGTCGGGGTGCAGGTCCGCGGCCTGGGGGGGGAGTTCGCCACGGTCTCGATCCGCGGATCGAGCGCCGAGCAGGTGATCGTCTACCTCGATGGCGTGCCGCTCAACCGGGCCCTGGGAGGCGGCGTCAACCTGGCCGACCTGCCGCTCGGCCAGGTCGAGTCGATCGAGGTGTACCGCGGGTTCACTCCGGCCGGCGTGCCGGCCGCCTCCATCGGCGGGGCGATCATGATCCACACCCGGCGGACCGGCGGCGACCCCGCGGGGGGCGCCTCGGTCTCGGTCGGATCATTTCGTTCGGGTGAGGCGATCGCCTCGGTTGCAGGGACGCGCGGGCGGGGGGACTACACCTTCGGCTTCGACGGCGCGGGGAGCCGGGGCGATTTCGAATACCTGAACAACAACAGCACGCCCCACGAGCCGGGGGACGATCGAAACCTCCTCCGGGACAACAACGACTTCCGCCGCGGCCACCTGTCGGGGCGGTTTTCGCTGAAGGCCGGGCCGAGAGCGCGTTTCCAGGTCGCCACCGATCTGTTCGCGCGCGAGCAGGGCGTGCCCGGCCTCGACAGCGGCCTGTCCCCCTGGGCGCGGTTCACGACCTCCCGCTTCCTCATCCGGCCGGAGCTGGAGGTGCCGGGGCTCGCCGGCGGCCGCCTCCTGGCCAGGGTCGCGGCCGATTTCACGCGCTACCGCGAGGAGTTCGACGACCCGCGCGGCCTGATCGGGCTGTCCGGCAGGAACGTCGACGACGTCGCCCTGACCGACTCGATCGGGGCGGAGGCCGCCCTCGTCGTCGCCGCCTCGTCGCGGCAGGCGATTTCCTTCCTGGCGTCGCGGCGCGCCGAGACGGCGGATCTCGAGGACCTCGCGTCGTCCGGCCCGAGCGGCCGGGGGACGGCCCATCGCCGCACGACCACGACGACGCTGGAGGATCAGATCTCCTTCGGATCCGACCGGCTGGTGATCAACCCTTCGCTGCGGCACGAGCGCTACGAGAGCACCTTCCGGCCGGGCCCCACCGGCGGCCTGGTCTTCGACCTCCCCGCCGGTCGGCGCACCACCGGCAAATTGGGGTTCCGCCTGAGGGCCGGGGGCGCGCTGACCCTCAAAGGGAATTTCGGCCGCTTCCAGCGCCTGCCCGACTTCGTCGAGCTGTTCGGCAATCGGGGCTCGGTCCTGGGCAATCCCGCGCTCCGCCCGGAAAGCGGCCGCAGCCTCGACCTCGGCCTGGCGATCGACGTGCGCCGACCCGCCGGCCCTCTGTTGCGTCACGCGCGCATCGAGGCGACCGGGTTCGAGACCACGGCGGAGGACCTCATCCAGTTCGTCCCCAACTCCCAGAACACCGTGGTGGCCCTGAATATCAACAGGGCGCGGATCCGCGGCGTGGAGCTGAGCCTGGCGCTGGCCCTGGGGTCGCGCTTCACCGGCTCCCTGAACGCCACGCACCAGAGTCCGGTCGACACCCGCCGCCGACCTGGCGACGGCAACATCCTGCCCGGACGCGCGCAGGACGAGGTGGGCGCCGGGGCGGTGCTCGATCTGGGCCTTGGGCGGATCTTCTACGAGTTCACATACGTCGGCCGGAACTTCGTCGATCCTTCGAATACGCCGAGCCGGGCACTGCCGGCCCGCTACCTGCACGATCTCGGGTATCGCGCGCGACTGCGCCGGGGCCTGCAAGGCACGATCGAGATCAAGAACATCGCCGATGAGCCGACGCGCGACGTCGCCCGCTTCCCCCTGCCGGGACGGAGCATCCACGGGAGGCTGTCGTGGGAGTTTTGA
- a CDS encoding phenylalanine--tRNA ligase beta subunit-related protein yields the protein MSAGRSGLNEAEDVWEPGTGLRMDDEARRLLRAGLIHAAPVAVGPAGEPLLAEMERIAAALASEHAGRAPGEIADLAPARELYRDFGIDPTRTRPSSEALLRRVLQGKGLPRILNAVDVCTLCSLRFLLPIGLYDAGCVRGEVTLRRGRPGESYPGIRKDEVHLEGRPTLADAEGPFGNPTSDSFRTSVTPATRALAMVIFAPSSCARDRLAAHVAEAQALLARHLAPAGEAVTTSGSVLPAP from the coding sequence GTGAGCGCGGGGCGCTCCGGACTGAACGAGGCCGAGGACGTGTGGGAACCCGGGACGGGACTCCGGATGGACGATGAGGCGCGCCGCCTCCTGCGCGCCGGATTGATCCATGCCGCGCCGGTCGCGGTGGGACCGGCCGGCGAGCCGCTCCTGGCCGAGATGGAGCGGATCGCCGCCGCCCTGGCATCGGAGCACGCGGGGCGCGCGCCGGGGGAGATCGCCGATCTGGCCCCGGCGCGCGAGCTCTACCGCGACTTCGGGATCGATCCGACCCGCACGCGGCCTTCCTCCGAGGCCCTGCTGCGCCGTGTCCTGCAGGGGAAGGGGCTGCCGCGCATCCTGAACGCCGTGGACGTCTGCACCCTGTGCTCCCTGCGGTTCCTGCTGCCGATCGGCCTGTACGATGCCGGGTGCGTTCGCGGGGAGGTGACGCTGCGACGCGGCAGGCCGGGCGAGTCGTATCCCGGCATCCGCAAGGACGAGGTCCACCTGGAAGGGCGTCCGACCCTGGCGGACGCCGAGGGGCCGTTCGGGAACCCGACCTCCGATTCGTTCAGGACCTCGGTGACTCCCGCCACGCGCGCGCTGGCGATGGTGATCTTCGCCCCTTCGTCGTGCGCCCGCGATCGCCTCGCGGCGCACGTCGCCGAGGCGCAAGCCCTCCTCGCCCGGCACCTGGCCCCCGCGGGAGAGGCGGTCACGACCTCGGGGTCGGTCCTCCCGGCCCCCTGA
- a CDS encoding YceI family protein, whose product MNQRIIRIANRPVAAAAAVILSAAGLAAAATPAFAAPETYVIDPAHSAVGFSIRHLFSRVPGRFTKFEGKIVVDQADYTKGSVDVSIDAASIDTNEPARDKHLKSPDFFDVAKNPKLTFKSTKVTQAGPNKLSVEGNLTIRGTTKPVTLDVDVLGFGPGYGGKTLGGFEARTKINRQDFGVAWNDIIEGGGAVLGDEVEIKINIEAAKEKPAQPAATPTPKKGN is encoded by the coding sequence ATGAATCAGCGAATCATTCGGATCGCCAATCGACCGGTCGCGGCCGCCGCGGCCGTCATCCTGTCGGCCGCCGGGCTCGCGGCCGCCGCGACGCCGGCGTTCGCGGCGCCGGAGACCTACGTCATCGATCCGGCGCACAGCGCCGTCGGCTTCTCGATCCGCCACCTGTTCAGCCGCGTGCCCGGGCGGTTCACCAAGTTCGAAGGGAAGATCGTCGTCGATCAGGCCGACTACACGAAGGGCTCCGTCGACGTGTCGATCGACGCCGCGAGCATCGACACCAACGAGCCGGCGCGCGACAAGCACCTGAAGAGCCCCGACTTCTTCGACGTGGCCAAGAACCCGAAGCTCACCTTCAAGTCGACCAAGGTGACCCAGGCCGGGCCGAACAAGCTGTCCGTCGAAGGAAACCTCACGATCCGCGGCACCACCAAACCGGTCACGCTGGACGTCGACGTGCTCGGCTTCGGCCCGGGGTACGGCGGCAAGACGCTGGGGGGCTTCGAGGCGCGCACCAAGATCAATCGCCAGGACTTCGGAGTCGCCTGGAATGACATCATCGAGGGGGGCGGCGCCGTCCTCGGCGACGAGGTGGAGATCAAGATCAACATCGAGGCGGCGAAGGAGAAGCCCGCGCAGCCCGCCGCGACCCCGACCCCCAAGAAGGGGAACTAG
- a CDS encoding SDR family oxidoreductase, with product MDPKGKVALISGAARVGRSVAEALARRGCHVALTYNRSRDSAEEAAARVRALGPRALALRADLSAPKGAAAAVDAVRAKLGGPDILVGMASVYGKTPFAGLDEDAWRANLDVDLSSAFHLARRAAPIMKQAGSGRIVLLADWLPASGRPRYHGFLPYYVAKAGIIGLAESLALELAPEILVNSIAPGPILKPPGFSAKADRAVRRETPLGRWGGPEEIARAVVFLVETEFVTGECLRVDGGRHLR from the coding sequence GTGGATCCGAAGGGCAAGGTCGCGCTGATCTCGGGGGCCGCGCGCGTCGGGCGGTCCGTGGCCGAGGCCCTGGCGCGCCGCGGCTGCCACGTGGCGCTCACCTACAACCGCTCGCGCGACAGCGCCGAGGAGGCCGCGGCCAGGGTCCGCGCCCTCGGCCCCCGGGCCCTCGCCCTGCGCGCCGATCTGTCGGCGCCGAAGGGGGCCGCGGCGGCCGTCGATGCGGTCCGCGCCAAGCTCGGCGGCCCCGACATCCTGGTCGGCATGGCGTCGGTCTACGGCAAGACGCCGTTCGCCGGCCTCGACGAGGACGCCTGGCGGGCCAACCTCGACGTGGACCTGTCGAGCGCGTTCCACCTGGCGCGGCGCGCCGCTCCCATCATGAAGCAGGCGGGCTCCGGGCGGATCGTCCTGCTCGCCGACTGGCTCCCCGCGAGCGGCCGCCCGCGCTATCACGGTTTCCTGCCGTACTACGTCGCCAAGGCAGGGATCATCGGCCTGGCCGAGAGCCTGGCGCTCGAGCTGGCCCCGGAGATCCTGGTGAACTCCATCGCCCCGGGTCCCATCCTGAAGCCGCCCGGATTCAGCGCCAAGGCCGACCGGGCGGTGCGCCGGGAGACGCCGCTCGGGCGCTGGGGCGGCCCGGAGGAGATCGCGCGCGCCGTGGTGTTTCTCGTGGAGACCGAGTTCGTCACCGGGGAATGCCTGCGCGTCGACGGCGGCCGTCACCTCCGCTGA
- a CDS encoding amidase, with protein sequence MLGDDVLYKPVTELSRLVRSRKISPVELTRACLARIDALNPRLSAFVTVTDDLALAEAKQAEREIAAGRNRGPLHGIPYGVKDLVATRGIRTTWGAKPYEHQVFDRDGAVVTKLRAAGAILLGKLAMIELAGGLGYSKGDASLTGGAHNPWALDRWTCGSSSGSGAAVAAALVPFAIGSETWGSIICPSSFCGVSGLRPTFGRVSRRGAMALSWTLDKLGPMARSARDCELVLERIQGRDPDDPYSSEEKPAPASDPSAVKRLKLGWFKLDFEKFGDKSVEKAFLAALEDLRRSGVRMEEAKLPDLPFESTTVVVLSAEVATAFEELEKTGEARTMVSSGAPLSFVTARAVGGADYVKAQRVRTVCQQAMADFFSRYDVLLYPGEGHTAFPLDKDFSDIAWADPVGAAGNLCGLPAISVPCGFGEGGLPVSLTALTSSFEEDKGISIARHFQQITSWHVKRPALDPPTGTRAAGVRAAGAPSPAGS encoded by the coding sequence ATGCTCGGTGACGACGTCCTCTACAAGCCGGTCACCGAGCTGTCGCGCCTCGTGCGCTCGCGGAAGATCTCTCCCGTCGAGCTGACGCGCGCCTGCCTGGCCCGCATCGACGCGCTGAACCCGAGACTCTCCGCCTTCGTGACCGTCACCGACGACCTGGCGCTCGCGGAGGCGAAGCAGGCCGAGAGGGAGATCGCCGCCGGCCGGAACCGCGGCCCGCTCCACGGCATTCCGTATGGCGTCAAGGACCTCGTCGCCACCAGGGGAATCAGGACGACCTGGGGCGCGAAGCCGTACGAGCACCAGGTGTTCGACCGGGACGGGGCGGTCGTCACGAAGCTGCGCGCCGCGGGGGCGATCCTGCTCGGCAAGCTCGCCATGATCGAGCTGGCGGGCGGGCTCGGCTACTCGAAGGGGGATGCCTCCCTGACCGGCGGGGCGCACAATCCGTGGGCCCTCGATCGCTGGACCTGCGGCTCGTCGTCCGGATCGGGAGCGGCGGTCGCGGCGGCCCTGGTGCCGTTCGCCATCGGCTCGGAGACCTGGGGATCGATCATCTGCCCGTCCTCCTTCTGCGGCGTCTCCGGCCTGCGCCCCACTTTCGGCCGCGTGTCGCGGCGGGGGGCGATGGCGCTGTCGTGGACCCTCGACAAGCTCGGTCCGATGGCCCGCTCGGCCAGAGACTGCGAGCTCGTCCTCGAGCGCATCCAGGGGCGCGACCCGGACGACCCGTACTCGTCCGAGGAGAAACCGGCCCCCGCGTCCGACCCGTCGGCCGTGAAGCGACTGAAGCTCGGCTGGTTCAAGCTCGACTTCGAGAAATTCGGCGACAAGTCGGTCGAGAAGGCCTTCCTGGCGGCGCTGGAGGATCTGCGCCGCTCGGGAGTCCGCATGGAGGAGGCGAAGCTCCCCGACCTGCCGTTCGAATCGACCACCGTCGTGGTGCTGTCGGCGGAGGTGGCGACCGCCTTCGAGGAGCTCGAGAAGACGGGTGAGGCGCGCACGATGGTCAGCTCGGGCGCGCCGCTGTCGTTCGTGACCGCCCGGGCGGTGGGCGGCGCCGATTACGTGAAGGCCCAGCGCGTGCGCACGGTGTGCCAGCAGGCCATGGCCGATTTCTTCTCGCGCTACGACGTCCTGCTCTATCCGGGCGAGGGGCACACCGCCTTCCCGCTCGACAAGGATTTCAGCGACATCGCCTGGGCCGACCCGGTCGGCGCCGCAGGCAACCTGTGCGGCCTGCCGGCGATCTCCGTGCCGTGCGGCTTCGGCGAGGGCGGCCTGCCGGTCAGTCTCACGGCCCTGACCTCTTCCTTCGAGGAGGACAAGGGGATCTCCATCGCCCGGCACTTCCAGCAGATCACCTCGTGGCACGTGAAGCGACCGGCGCTCGACCCGCCGACCGGGACGCGCGCCGCCGGAGTGCGAGCCGCCGGGGCCCCGTCGCCCGCGGGCTCCTGA